In the genome of Lathyrus oleraceus cultivar Zhongwan6 chromosome 4, CAAS_Psat_ZW6_1.0, whole genome shotgun sequence, the window ACGGAGTAATATCGTAAAACAAATGAAGATGTATTAATCGGAAGAGGAGAGCATAAACAAACTGATGTTCTCTCCGTTTACCATTCTTCTGTTTTCAGCATAGATCGGCAGATTATAACTGCTTATCTTAACATTATGATTGTTATCCAAAAGAATATCAGTTATCTTGATATTATTTGAATATAGTCCAGGCACTATCCCTGTATGCAAATATTGAATGCCTTTCACTACTCCAATTGTGGCTGCTATTCTCTGTGTCCAACAAAGCTTTTCTCCATTTGATCCTACCGAAACAAAATGTTATTAAAGATCATATTCAATAAATCTGTGTTAGTTTGCAGATGATTGTTGGTAGCTACGGTGCCAACATAGTTGAGATGTCAGCTACCACAATTTGAAGAAAGATTGTAGTAAGACAATTTTCCTTACCAGAGATGCGGCTTCTTAAACTTTTGTCTTGAACAAACTCGAAAATGAGAAATATAGTATTGACACTTGAATCATCTTGGTTGCACTCAAAAGAATGTCCAAGTGAACTAACCAAGTGTGAATGCCTAAGTTTTGAAATCAACTCAACATGGTGCATATAGGCTTGAGGGCTGTGCTTCTTTCTTATCTTCATTCCTCTAATTGTAATATGCATCCCATCAGAGAGAACCCCTTTATATATCTGACATCATAGTACAAGAACTTGAGTTTTTATGCAAAATTGTTGGGAGAACTATATCATCAACCTTGATAATTTTTCAAATGCTTACCTGACCAAGTGGACCTTCACTTATGAGACTTGACTCATCAAAATTATTTGTAGCTTCCTTAAGTTGGTCCAAAGAAAAGGTCCTATATGCAGGAAGACCAGTTCCCATCTTCATTGTTTCAGATATACACCCTGTTAACAAAGAATATCATAAAGTCACTATAATGATGTGTAATAATACTTAATCGATTGTGCAAACAAGACAAAGGATATGTGGATTTACTTGCATCTGTGAGTAGTTTTGCAGTGTTTACTGATGATACATGTTCTATTATGGACCTTGAAGGTGACCTCGAAAGGCGTCTGGTACCGAGTAAGCTCGCTATATGTTCCTTTATGGATCTTGTTAGTGTTTTCATAGCATTTTTATCAGGAACTCTTTTGATGATATGCTCTACTATAGACCTTGCAGTAGTTTTCACTCTATCTTCATTCTGTATTTGACTAATAATAACATGCTCCAAAGTAGACATTGAAGGTGTTTTCGAAACATTTTTTTTATGAACTTGATTAACAACCAAGATAACAACTGCAACAATCAATACTCCAACAACTCCAATACTTGATGAGACAAGTAGTGCTTTGCTTGTTGTTCCTTTATGTTTCTGTTGTTGACGCGGTGAAATATTCACCGCGAGAGCTTCACTGCTGCAGAAATTGTAACTATGTTGATCTTGTTTCTTCTCATTTGATAAACAGTTTCTAGCATACAAAACAACCTTTGTTTGTTGTCTCAAACAGCTAGGTAGTTCACCTTTCAAAAGATTTGAAGACAAATTCACAAACTGAAGATCTTCGTTGCACGAAAAATTCTTGAAAAGCATACCAGTGAACTTATTTGAAGAAACATCAAGGTAATTTATTGAAGGAAGTGACAGCAAAGATGGTGGAAATGGCCCTACAAAGCCATTGAATGAAAGGTCCAATTTTTGAAGTTGATAGAAAGAAGTTATATTAGAAGGTACACCAAGCTTAAAACTGTTGTTTCTAAGCACAATTGAAACTAACTTTGTAGGAAGAGAAGGAAAATGAGGTCCTAATGTGTTGTTTTCCAAGTGAAGAACTTGAAGGTTAACCAAATTATGAAGATGAGGTAATTCACCAAATAGTTGATTATTTGACAGATCCAAAACTCTAAGAGTAACAAGATCATTCACCGAATTCGGCAAGTTACCTGTAAGCAAATTTTTCTTCATGCTAAGAACAACCAAACCTTGAAGAGAGCCTAACAAGTTTGGAATTTCACCATTGAAATTGTTATCATCAAGTACTAGTGATTGAAGATTGTTGAGAAGTGAAAGCTGAACTGGTATTTCACCACTGAAGTAGTTTGAGCTAATGTTGAGTATCTCCAATGAAGAAAAATTTGCTACGGTTTCAGGTAGTGGACCCCATAAGCCAAGAGAAACCAAAGAGAGGACTTTCAAGGTTGAAAGAGTGGAAAGTGTTGAAAAGAGAGCGTGTGAGTTGAAATTTTGAGGCAATGAGGTGAAGTGATTGTTGTTTCCAACAAGATGCAACTGTGTTAAGTTTTGTTCATAGCAGACTAGTGTTAAGTAAGGAGTAGGTTCAATGTTGCAGAAATCTTTGGTGGTGGTTAAGGTTGTTAGTGATGAAGGGTAGCCAAGAAGTTGTTGGAGTTTGAGAAGTGTTTGAGAGTGAGAAAGTTGTAACTGTTGTGAAAAATGAATGGAAAGAAACAAGATCAAAAGGAGTAGGTGTTGTGAATGATGAAGTTGTTTAGCCATTTTCTGTTGAGTTGGAGAAAGAGATAGAGTTGGATAAATATGAACACGAAACAAGAGGTTTTGAAACCAATAAACAAAATGTAGTGATGATATTTTGTTAATGTGAGAGTACTCAATATAGGACAAATGTAGGATATTTGAGGTTGTGGATTCACGAGATTAACTACATTAATATATCATTACATAGTTGTGGAACATTAAAATCTGACAGACATAGAAGTTTTTTTGTCAAGTACCTAAAAGTTGCATATGATATGTGATGccaaaaatgtcattttaatCGAGTCATTGGTGATTTTTCACGTTTTACACTTAGAATTGTTAATTAACTGTTGATTAGGTTATGTTATGATAATGCAAGAACTTAACTAGGATTCATAATTAACTTGAAAAGTGCATAGTAGAGAGAGGGTGTGTTGTTAAGCTCGTGACACATTTGGGAATTGCCAAAATATGAACTATGGATGCATTCCTTTATGCTTGACTCTGATGTTATGAAAGAGACAAGTCACAGTAGGACCTAACCTCAGTCACGGGTCTGTTTCTgtaatgttttttttttgtgtcAAAAACGATACTTAGTAACAACGACAAAATAATTTCACATAAAAACAAAATATAATAAAGCTTTTTAGTCGACATGGAGGAGAAGGTTGAATTTTTTAATCtaaataatcaattttttaaaataaatatttaaattaattcattttttagGAGGAGTCAtcaattgaattggagactcctcttaaaaattgaatggaggcgccaattggattggcgcccctgtgtaggacttaagaggaggcgtcaattcaattggagcctcagtgtaaaatgctatttttgtgttataaatagatgcgttgtgtgagtcATTGTTCCACCTCTCAAataatcatttggcaatcatgtttggtaTTCGTCGCCGATACGAAAAGGTGATTTATGTGAGAGACAAACCTTAGATGCTAAtgttgttctggaacatcactacgttcgatcaactgaagagggagttggttcgttggttagatgggaaaataccataaggggaaaaaattagaagtattgagagacttgacagtatctttggttgggtgcgaatgaagactgataaggatgctagggaaatgatgttcggtcgagacgacatcaatttgattgttgtaatcagttagaaatatttctgttttcagatagcttattttgtactaatgtttgttgtgaacctcatcagcatcagcacgtagtgatgttccaaaacagcatcaacatctgaggtttgtctctcgcataaatcacctttccttatcgacgacgaacaccaaacatgattgtcaaatgattatttgagatgtggaacaatgactcacacaacgcatctatttataacacaaaaataGCATTTTACACTAAGactccaattgaattggcgcctcctcttaagtCCTACACAGGGGCACAAATCCAATTGGCTAAGGCACCTgtcctagccaatccaattggcgtctccattcaatttttaagaggagtctccaattcaattggcgagTCCTCCTAAAAACGGGGtagtttgagaatttttttgaaaccaggggtattttgggaatttcctagaaaaagtgggttatttttgtaaaaagttctattttttaaattaatttacTTTTAAACGGAAAAAAATTCAACACAAAAGAGACGTTAATTCAATTGAGAACAGTGTACAACATATAAAATGAGACGTTAATCCAATTGACGACAGTTTAAGTGTTTGTACATTACTCTCAATTGGATTGACGCATCTTTTTATGTGATGTACACTGTCGTCAATTAAATAGATGTCTTATttgtattgtattttttttaaagtGAATTAGtttggaaaataaataaaaaaatgaattaattttggtatttattttaaaaattgaGTTATTTGGATACAATTTTTGAGAGGCGGTgctttttgaaaaaaaaaatgtgaaaaattAAAGACATTTTAAAGGAAATGAATGTAATTTATTTAAAACTAAATGAAGATAAGTAAACCTATATTTAAATATAACAAATCGATtacacaattttttttataagAATATAAATGTTTCATTTTGGAATCATAATTGAATGTAGTTGGTGAACGGGATATCTTGAATCGGTAGTGTTGATCTCCGATGCAACGTCACATTGTAGACTTGCATGattaattgatttattttcatgtACAAAATTATATATGAATTTATATAAATAGAAAGTATATGTCTTATTAAACTAACCCAGTTAATAACTTAATAATGTGGATCAATGGTTAACGGTATAATGTCAACGACATAAAAAATGAAGGGGGGGGGGACTCTTGAGTCCAACAGAAAGTGTAAGCTCTTCTAGAAAAAGGGTCGATGATTCAAGCTCATGGACATGAGAGCATCAAGATATAATTATACTTGGAGAGGCTTAGTCTACCATGAAGGAGGAAGATTTTATGAGAGATTAGATAGAGCTATTTGCAACTATAGATGCAGATTTTAGTATCCAAACGTGTGGGTCAAGATGCTCACTCGTCTTGATTTCTCAGATCATCATCCTATTTTGGTTTCCTTCATTGAACAAGATGGTATGAGAGTGTCTAAATCGTTCAAGTTCTAATCTGTTTGGACGCTTGAAGACACATGGGATGACACCAAAAGTTTAGACATTAATTTGGAGAAGGTCAG includes:
- the LOC127075553 gene encoding probable inactive leucine-rich repeat receptor-like protein kinase At3g03770, with the protein product MAKQLHHSQHLLLLILFLSIHFSQQLQLSHSQTLLKLQQLLGYPSSLTTLTTTKDFCNIEPTPYLTLVCYEQNLTQLHLVGNNNHFTSLPQNFNSHALFSTLSTLSTLKVLSLVSLGLWGPLPETVANFSSLEILNISSNYFSGEIPVQLSLLNNLQSLVLDDNNFNGEIPNLLGSLQGLVVLSMKKNLLTGNLPNSVNDLVTLRVLDLSNNQLFGELPHLHNLVNLQVLHLENNTLGPHFPSLPTKLVSIVLRNNSFKLGVPSNITSFYQLQKLDLSFNGFVGPFPPSLLSLPSINYLDVSSNKFTGMLFKNFSCNEDLQFVNLSSNLLKGELPSCLRQQTKVVLYARNCLSNEKKQDQHSYNFCSSEALAVNISPRQQQKHKGTTSKALLVSSSIGVVGVLIVAVVILVVNQVHKKNVSKTPSMSTLEHVIISQIQNEDRVKTTARSIVEHIIKRVPDKNAMKTLTRSIKEHIASLLGTRRLSRSPSRSIIEHVSSVNTAKLLTDARCISETMKMGTGLPAYRTFSLDQLKEATNNFDESSLISEGPLGQIYKGVLSDGMHITIRGMKIRKKHSPQAYMHHVELISKLRHSHLVSSLGHSFECNQDDSSVNTIFLIFEFVQDKSLRSRISGSNGEKLCWTQRIAATIGVVKGIQYLHTGIVPGLYSNNIKITDILLDNNHNVKISSYNLPIYAENRRMVSNGTSHGVKGNLHARTNDGDKNDVYDIGVILLEIILGRPIMFHNEVGTLKDLLHVSIKTDDIARRSIVDPFVHKECSDESLMKMMEICVRCLSSEPNERPSVEDVLWNLQFAAQVQNSWRRETSDYRDSPISSSRETKLL